The Microcystis panniformis FACHB-1757 region TAATCAACTCTACGCTTGTTTTTGCACAATCTTCTCACTCAATTCTAGGAAGGTGGGACAATATTGGATTAATTACTAATAACCTAATATCTTATAGAGTTTTTCAAAAAGCTTGAGTTGGGTCAATGATCAGGAAACCTAACTATTTTCTAACCAAACGATTAGGAAACAGTTATGTTATGATTTTCAGAGTACGCCTGAGATGATAAGACACCATGAAAAATCGCATCTTTACTGTTATTTTGTACAAAGAAGATAATATGTACATTGCTGAATGTCCAGAAGTTGGTACAGTAGATCAAGGAGAAACAATTGAGCAGGCGATTGCTGGATTGAAAGAAGCCACACGGCTTTACCTAGAGGAATTTACCTTACCAGAAACATCCCCTAGATTTGTGACCAGTATTGAGGTTAGTTATGCCTAAGCTGCCACGAATCTCTAGTGGGGAGGCAATTAGATGTCTTGAACGCTTAGGCTTCGAGCAAGTTCGTCAAACAGGTAGCCATGTTGTGATGAAGAAAGAAACCGAAGAGGGCAAAATTGGCTATGTTGTCCCTTTACATCAGGAATTGAAGGTTGGTACATTAAGTGGAATTCTGAAACAAGCCCAAGTTACAGTTGAAGAGTTCATTGAACATCTGTAAAGTCTGACAAATCACTGCACTCGAAGTGATAGCAAAAGTATTTAGTCCCCCCAGAGAACCCCCTTGAGCCACATAGCACACTTTTCTTTTTTTGTCAAACTTTATGTTAAGAAAGATGTAACTAATGGATAGGGGGACTGTCAAAGATTAACCGTCTTCGTATTCGGGGATTCTTTCCTTTTTCTTCTCGGTGATATTGATGCGGGGGGGATTGTAATCTGGTTCCACGTCATCATCCCACATATCATCCTCGGCCTTATCTTCGTAATCGTCGTACTGAGGACGAGAAAAGCTTTCTGTGCGTTCTAACCGCGCTTCTCCCCAGTTATCTTCTTCTTCCTCGTATTCTTCCTCATAATAACGAGCTTCGGCCCGTTTTTGCGGTGGGGGAGTGGCGCGCAGGGGTTCTTTTTCCCATTCGTCTTCACTCCAGCGTTCTTCAACGGGTTTAGCGGCCTCAACGGGGGTACGGAGAGGAATGCCCGTACCTAACTGATTTTCTGGACGAGCAGCGGGAGTATAATAAGCTTCTTCTTCTTCCCTTTCCCAGGGGGGACGACCAATACCCAAACGTTCCAAAACTCCCACACTAACCTGCGTGAGACGTTCTTCGGCCCCTTCAAAGACGATTAAGCGATTCGGACCGCTGCTAACCACTTCTTCGATAGAAATTTCGTAGGTACTGATCAATTGTTCGGGGATCAGAGGCAATCCCAGGGAAGCAATGATAATGGAATGTAATTGACCACTGAGGGGATCAAATTGATAATCGCGGACTTTGCCTAAAGGTTCGCCGGTTTCCGTGATCACTTCACTACCGATTAAGGGAGTATAAGCATCGATATCGACGGATTCCAAGACGTTATCATCTTCCACGAGAACCACGTCTCCTGTCTGACTGATGCTCGATAAATACATATATTGAGGCATTCCCGACAAGGAGAGGATATTATCGCGGAGTCCCAGGGCAACTACTTCTCGTTGATCGATATCTACTAGGATATCTTTAACAACGCCGAGTTTTTTGCCTGTATTGCGAGTGATAACCTGTGTATTTAAAAATTCTGAACGTAAGCGACTATTCTCTGTGATCATTTTTTCCTATGGGTAGGCGTTAGGGCGTGGGAATACGAATTATTGTAGGCTTAATATATAGGGCGAAATTGAGTGTTAATTTACCGATATTAGCTTATATCTTAAAGTTCCCTGAGATTAACACTTTTTTTGGCCTTGTTTGGGCGATAGTTTGGGGTGATAGATAAGGTTAAACCTATTTTAGCTAATTCTTTACATTTTTTTAGTAACAACAAAACAGGAGCTAGAGAGAAACTCCCTTGGCTCCTGCTGTCTAGATTCTGATTACATAGTTAAAGACTGCACCTCGGTTTCGATCAGTTTAGCCAAGTCTTGCAGAAAGGAGGCAGCATCGGCCCCGTAGATGACTCGGTGGTCACTGGTGAGATTAACCGTCATCTGTTTTTGCACTCCGAATAAACCATCTTTATTGACGACGATTTGGGGACGGGAAGCACCCACGGCCAGGATTGCACCTTGGTTGGGGGGTAAGATAGCGGTAAAGCGATCGACTCCGAACATTCCCAGATTAGAAATGGTAAAAGTACCGCTATTATATTCTTCCGGTTGCAGTTGTTTACTGCGGGCGCGATCAACTAAATCTTTCCAACTGCGGGAGAGGGAATAGATATCCATCTGGTCAGCAGAGCGCAAAACCGGCGTAATTAAGCCACCACCAGGCATAGCCACAGCTACGGCCACGTTAATCGCCCCGTGGTATTGGATTCCTGCGTCGCTATAGCTGGCATTAACTATAGGATGTTTAGCGAGGGTATTAGCTACCGCTTTTGCTAAGAGGGCCGTCATGGTGACACCCTTAGATTTTAGCTGTTGATAGAGTTGATCCAGTGGGTCAGTGGTGATAGTGTAGCCCACTTGGAAGGTGGGAACCTGTAGGCTAACCGACATATTCTGAGCGACGGCTTTTTGCAGAGTGGTGAGGGGAACAGTCCGACCGACCGGGGCGCTGGTTGGAATCGGGGCTTTAGGAGCCGCTACAGGCACGCTGACGGGTTGCGGCGGAGTAATGACGGGAGCGGGGGCGGTGCTGACTTTTCCTGTCGCTTTTTCTACGTCTTCGGCGGTAATTCGTCCGTGGGGACCGCTACCCACTAGGGTTTTCAGATCTACCTTTAATTCTTTAGCCAGTTTTTTGGCCCTGGGAGAAGCGACTAAACGGCCATTATCTTTAACGGCGGCGACGGGGATCGAAACGGGAGGCGGAGCGATTTCTGGGGTCTCTACGGGCTTGCTAGGGGCAGCTGTGGCGGTTTTTCCCTGAGCTTTGGCCAGTTCAATTTCCGCTTCAGTTTCGGCAATATAGGCGATCGCTTCCCCCACGGGTGCTTCCTGGCCGGCTTCGACTAAAATTACAGCGAGATAGCCATCATAAAACGATTCCACGTCCATGTCGGCTTTGTCGGATTCGACCACTAACACCGTTTCCCCTTTGCTGACTTTTTCCCCGGGGGACTTCACCCAAGAAACTATTTTTCCTTCGGTCATGGTGGAACTGAGCGCGGGCATGAAGATATCTCGAATCATGGTGGAGTGCTTCTATCTCTAATGTTTTGAGCCATAGGGCATTTTACCACAGTTGATGGGGTTGGGGCTTTTCAGTTATCAGTTATCAGTTATCAGTGAGCAGTAATCAGTAATCAGTAATCAGTAATCAGTAATCAGTAATCAGTAATCAGTGAGCAGTAATCAGTGAACTGATAAGCTGTTGACTATAGCGTTTCCTAAGCTAGTGAGGTACACCTATTTTTCTTCCCTTTTGCCTTTTCCCTCTTGCATGAGTGCCTAAAACCCATAACTTTTGTACCTCAGCAGACTGAAAAACGCTATATCTAAATTGCTCGTTAAGATTGCAGGGGAGCGCCGGAGCTGCGGAGCAGGGAGAAGCAGTTTGAGCATTTGTACTAAAATTTCCAAGACGCGGTTTAAATTCAGTACAGCTTAACTCACATCTGATAACTGAAAACTCACATCTGGTAACTGATAACTGGTGACAAAGGGAAAAAGAGAAGGGAAAACGGACCCTTCTCCGTCGTATCTAGACAAAAATTGTTCTAGTTGCCAATATGGACCGGTTGTGCTTGCAGAGATTCGACTAAACCGCGCACAGCTGCCACCATAGCCACTTCATTATCCAATTGATTGATCGCCGAACCAACACCGATACCGGCCGCTCCAGCAGCGATCGCCATAGGAGCGGTGACAATGGATAAACCGGAAGCGCAGAGGACGGGAACCTTCACCGCATGGGAAATAGCGTGGGCTGCCGCTAAAGTCGGGGCGGCTTTTTCAATCAGTCCCAAAATACCGGCGTGACGGGGTTGACTGCTAGTGCCGCCTTCGGTTTGAATAATGTCAGCACCCTGACTAACTAAAGCTTCCGCTAGTCTCACCTGTTCATCGAGGGGCAGCAGATGGGGAACTGTCACAGACAGGGTAATTTCGGGCAGTAAGTCGCGAGTTTGACGGGTTAGGGCTAAAACTTCCGCCGCCTCAAAAATGCGTCCTTGGGCATAAAAACTATCGAAATTACCGATCTCAATTAAATCGGCTCCCGCGTCCACTGCCATCACCAACAATTCTGGCTCGACGGCCGATACACACACGGGTAAATTTGTCAAGGCTTTTACCGTCCGAATTAGGTCAGCATTAGCGGCAATATCGACAAAAGTTGCTCCTCCGGCTGTAGCGGCTTTAACTACTGAGAGAACCTGCGAGCGATCGAAATTATTTAACCCACTAATCACTTTCAGGGCATGACGACGGGCGAAGGCTTGCTGTAAGGTAAAATTGATCATTAATCTACACCTATCTGGAATTCTCAAAAAACATTTTCCCACCTTCTCGCCGATCAGAGGGTGGGATTTGAGAATTCTTAGGGAAATTTTCTTTAATTTAGGTGTTGATTCTCTTGGTTTTTGCGCTTGAGGTTTTGCAGTTGTTGCAGCAGTACCTCGATTTCCGCTTCTAGATGCAGGTATTTCACCTGTTGGTCAGCTTGGTAGGTGGTGCGAATCTGTTTCATGGCGGAGGATTCCTTAGTTAGTACAGTTGTCATAGCGGTATCTATAGAGTGCTGATTATGTTTAATTGTTTCAATTTGTATATAGTACCTTAACAATGTCTTAAAGAAAACCTTTTTATGGTAGTTTCTCAACTGGCACAGGATCAAAGAGGGGAAAAATTCTTGCAACCAAGGGGATCGGAGTGCGATATACTCAGTCGCGAACGATATTGGCAAGCATGACCATGGTAGCGGTAGCAATTTTAGCAGCGGGTAAGGGAACCCGAATGAAGTCCAGCCTTCCGAAAGTTTTACATCCCCTCGGCAGTCGCTCGCTAGTGGAACGGGTGCTTAATGTCAGCGAATCCTTACATCCCCGGCGAAAACTGGTGATTATCGGTTATCAAGGGGAACAGGTGCGAAATAATCTACAGCATCTTGAGGATATCGAATTTGTTGAACAAAAGGAACAGTTAGGCACTGGCCATGCTATTCAGCAGTTAATCCCCCATTTAGAGGACTTTCAGGGGGATTTGTTGGTCTTAAATGGCGATGTTCCCCTGTTGCGTCCCGAAACCTTGCAAAATCTTCTCCAGATTCATAAAAACCATGGTAACGCTGCCACCCTCTTAACTGCTAACCTCCCTAACCCGAAAGGTTACGGTCGAGTTTTTTGTGATGGCAATAATCTCGTTAAGCAGATTGTCGAGGAAAGAGACTGTACCGATGCCCAACGACAAAACCACCGGATTAATGGAGGTATATACTGCTTTAATTGGTCAAGATTAGCGGCGATACTGCCTAATTTAACGCCCAATAACGATCAAGGTGAGTATTATCTCACGGATGTGGTCAATTTTCTCGATCCCGTCATGGCTGTGGATGTGGAGGACTGTTTAGAAATTAGCGGCATTAACGATCGCAAACAATTGGCCGCCGCCTATGATATCCTGCAAACTAGAGTCAAAGATGATTGGATGGCCGCTGGAGTCACCATAATTGACCCCGATAGTGTCACCATTGAGGATACTGTCACCCTCAGTGCCGATGTGATTATCGAACCCCAAACCCATCTGCGCGGTGAGACGATAATCGCTTCTGGTTGTCGTATAGGTCCGGGGAGTTTAATCGAAAATAGTCGGATAGGCAGCGATGTAACGGTCTTATTTTCGGTGATTTCTGATAGTCAGGTGGATTCTGGTTGTCGCATCGGTCCCTACGCTCATTTGCGCGGAGAAGCGAAAATTGGGGCTAATTGTCGAGTCGGTAATTTTGTTGAAATTAAAAAAAGTGACATCGGCAATAAAACCAATATTGCCCATTTATCCTATCTGGGAGATGCCACTTTAGGGGAAAAAGTTAACGTTGGTGCGGGAACAATTACTGCTAATTACGATGGTGTGAAAAAACACCAAACTATGATCGGCAGTGGCACAAAAACCGGGGCAAATAGTGTTTTAGTGGCTCCTCTAGAATTAGGAAAAAATGTCACCGTGGCCGCTGGTTCAACTATCACTAGAAATGTCCCCGATAATGCCTTAGTTATTGCTCGCGAAAGTCAGCGTGTGATCGAAAATTGGGCAGATCAGTTTCAGTCGGTTAATTCTGGGATTTAAGGTAAGAAAACCGTTGCTAAATTCCGAGATTAGAGTCAACATAAACGGGGAGGAAAGAAAGAGGGGTTGAGTACCATTCAACCCTTATTTATACAAGCGAACTAGATAGTGATTAAGGAGTATGTTTGCTGATTTAACGGCTGCGACGACCGGCTTTACCGACTACGCGAATATTTTCAGGAGATTCGGTAAGTTTCACAATATCTCCCTGAACGGCGATGATATCTTGCAGTCCTCTTTCCTCCATTTCTGAAAGAATATCGATTCTCTCATTTTTAATCTCGAGAAACTCGATAAATCCCGCTAAAGAATCTGCTGAACGAAAATACTCCTCCAATCGCCGCCATAATTTTGGCCAAATTGGAGCGATTGTTTTCAAGTCATCCTTATTTTTAACAGTAACTCCCGTTAAAGTTTTATCACTAGGCCAATAACCTTTTTTATCTTTCTTAGCCACGGCTAAAGCTTTGTTGAATTCTTGTCGCAATTGGGTAAAAAGCGTATTGTAATATAAAGGGTAGGCATAACCCTCTAGTACCTGCCGATAGTTGACGGAATTTTTCAGTAGTTTAGCATCTAAAAATACTTCATCCCCATCTTCTCGCTCGGTATTTCCTGCGAAAACAAAACAAATCGGACGACCAGAACCGTCATCCACCATGCGCGCTAGAATATAGCCCTTGGGGGTGGGATTATTATTTTGATCGTAACCGATTAAATCGAGCATATTCTCTTTAGCTTGAGTCGATAAAGGTTTAATTGCTCCTTTTTCGATTGCGTCGATACCCTCGAAACGTAACTGCACAGTGCCGTTATCAGGAGAAATATTCGGTCTTCGACCTTCTAATTCAAATAATAGGCGACGATTGTTTGCCAAAAAACGTACCGAATCCCCATCGGGTTGACCGAATTGTGGGGTAAATTTACCTTTGATGAGAATAAACGCCATAAAACCTCTAAGTAGTTGGACAAAAGTAAAGTTAACTGTGGGGTAAAGCGTCGGCTCTTCTCGACTTTGTGTGATAATTTTTGCTTATGGAATCGTGAAATGCTTATCGGGCAAGACTTTTAGGGCTATTTTGCGGAAGAAAGTATCAGTATAGACCTCGTTTCCACACAGAAACCAGAAGAGCCAAGCGTCAAGTCGGGAGTCAGCTTTTTTCTACCGCTCTCCACTTCCCACTCCGATGCAGCTCTAACCAGTAATTTAGATAGGTCAATCACTTATCAGTTCACTGTTTACTGATACTGATTAAGGTCTTAAGTTTGCGCGATGAAGCATGAAATGCTATAAAAATCTCAGTCCTCCCTATAGAAAAGAGTATAAACTTTATGGCACGCACCGAGTCCACAATGTTAGATTTGGGGACAAAAGCTCCCAGTTTTGCCTTACCCGATGTGGTTTCGGGTGAAACTATCTCTCTGGACAGCTTTGCGGCTAAAACCGCTCTGTTAGTCATCTTCCTCTGTGAACATTGTCCCTTTGTTAAACACATTCAAGAAGAACTTACCCGTCTAGGTCGCGATTATGCTAACACCAATCTGGGCATCCTCGCCATTAGTTCTAATGATGTGGAGAAATATCCCGATGATTCGCCAGAAAATTTGAAAACAATGGCGATAACTCTTGACTTTAAATTCAATTTATGCTATGACGAAAGCCAAGAAGTGGCGAAAGCTTACACGGCAGCCTGTACTCCCGATTTTTTCCTCTTTGATAGTCAGCGCATTCTAGTCTATCGCGGTCAATTGGATGATAGTCGTCCTAGTAATGGAATACCAGTCACAGGCAAAGATCTGCGCACCGCCATTGACAAGGTTTTAACCGGTCAACCGGTGCCGACGGAGCAAAAACCGAGTTTAGGCTGTAATATCAAATGGAAACCGGGTAATGAGCCACCCTATTATGGTTAATTAACGAAGGGTGTGGGGAAGTGGGGAAGTGGGGAAATGGGGAAATGGGGAAGTGGGGTGTGGGGAAATGGGGAAGTGGGGAAGCTGTCTCATCACCCTATCACCCCAAAACCCTATCACCCTATCTCCTGAATACTGACGACCGACGACCGACTCCTGACGACCGACTCCGTTAAGAGATTATTTCAAGAGCGTAACCGATTGCTGTGCTAATAAGGCAGTACCATAGGCCGCTTGCTCCTGTTGAGATAAAAGCACGGGAACCCCTAAATGACGCTGACGAATTATTCTCCAAGTCGGATTTTTTGCCCCACCACCGGCACTATCAACTCGCTCTAATTTATTGGCCCCCAATTCCTGTAAACGCTGATAACCTAAAGCTTCAATGCGGGCAATACTTTCTAGTAAACCATGCAAAAATTCTAAAGGATTATCGGGGCGAGGAGTCAGTTTTGCGGGTAAAAAAGGATCGTTAATGGGAAAGCGCTCGCCGGCTTTTAGGAGGGGATAATAATCTAAATTACTTTCTTTTTCTCCATCTATTGCTAAACTATAATTTCTCAATTCTTCATGAGAAAAAAACTTCTTTAACACCGCTCCCCCCGTATTAGATGCCCCACCAGTTAACCACAAATTTCCTAAACGATGACTATAGATGCCATAGTTACTATCATCAACTTTCTGGCTACTTAATAATTTTAAAACTAAAGTTGAACCTAAAGATGTCACTGCAGCCCCTAAAGAATTAGCACCACTGGCTAAAAATGCCGCTATGCTGTCGGTGGTTCCCGTATAAATTAAACAATCTTTCGGGATAGCAAAACGAGTCACTAAATCTGGTTTAATAGTATCGATCGCTGTACCCGGAGCAAAAATTTCCGGTAGTAAATTAAACATCGGTAAATTCTCTAACCATTGGGGATAACAGAGATTTTCGAGATCATAACCTAACTTTAAGGCATTATGATAATCACTAATTCCCAGTTTACCGTGCAGGAGAAATGCTAACCAATCCGCTTGCGAGAGAAAATAACGCGCTTGCGAAAAAATTTCTTGTTCACTCCACCAAAGTAATTTAGCTAAACTAGAGGTGGCACTAATTACGGGATGGTGAGGGGGTGCTATAGCTTTAATTGCTTCTAAAAACGCAATTCCTCGCCCGTCATTGTATAATATTGCCTCAGAAAGAGGATTACCCCAATTATCACATAATAACACCGTCGAGGAAGTACCATTAATCGCGATCGATTTAAGTTCTGAACGCACCGAATCCCCTAGATTATCCAATAAATAAAATAGGGCCTTTTGCCAATCCTGAAAATTGGCATTAGTGAAGGGATAATGAACCTCAGCGACGATATTTTTGCTAGAATCAATAGCGATCACTCGCGCTCCCGACGTGCCAAAATCAATACCTAAAGATAAACCCATAGATGTCTTCACAACCCCCTCATTCTGG contains the following coding sequences:
- a CDS encoding type II toxin-antitoxin system HicA family toxin produces the protein MPKLPRISSGEAIRCLERLGFEQVRQTGSHVVMKKETEEGKIGYVVPLHQELKVGTLSGILKQAQVTVEEFIEHL
- a CDS encoding dihydrolipoamide acetyltransferase family protein, with the protein product MIRDIFMPALSSTMTEGKIVSWVKSPGEKVSKGETVLVVESDKADMDVESFYDGYLAVILVEAGQEAPVGEAIAYIAETEAEIELAKAQGKTATAAPSKPVETPEIAPPPVSIPVAAVKDNGRLVASPRAKKLAKELKVDLKTLVGSGPHGRITAEDVEKATGKVSTAPAPVITPPQPVSVPVAAPKAPIPTSAPVGRTVPLTTLQKAVAQNMSVSLQVPTFQVGYTITTDPLDQLYQQLKSKGVTMTALLAKAVANTLAKHPIVNASYSDAGIQYHGAINVAVAVAMPGGGLITPVLRSADQMDIYSLSRSWKDLVDRARSKQLQPEEYNSGTFTISNLGMFGVDRFTAILPPNQGAILAVGASRPQIVVNKDGLFGVQKQMTVNLTSDHRVIYGADAASFLQDLAKLIETEVQSLTM
- a CDS encoding PRC-barrel domain-containing protein, with the protein product MITENSRLRSEFLNTQVITRNTGKKLGVVKDILVDIDQREVVALGLRDNILSLSGMPQYMYLSSISQTGDVVLVEDDNVLESVDIDAYTPLIGSEVITETGEPLGKVRDYQFDPLSGQLHSIIIASLGLPLIPEQLISTYEISIEEVVSSGPNRLIVFEGAEERLTQVSVGVLERLGIGRPPWEREEEEAYYTPAARPENQLGTGIPLRTPVEAAKPVEERWSEDEWEKEPLRATPPPQKRAEARYYEEEYEEEEDNWGEARLERTESFSRPQYDDYEDKAEDDMWDDDVEPDYNPPRINITEKKKERIPEYEDG
- a CDS encoding FGGY-family carbohydrate kinase, with product MGLSLGIDFGTSGARVIAIDSSKNIVAEVHYPFTNANFQDWQKALFYLLDNLGDSVRSELKSIAINGTSSTVLLCDNWGNPLSEAILYNDGRGIAFLEAIKAIAPPHHPVISATSSLAKLLWWSEQEIFSQARYFLSQADWLAFLLHGKLGISDYHNALKLGYDLENLCYPQWLENLPMFNLLPEIFAPGTAIDTIKPDLVTRFAIPKDCLIYTGTTDSIAAFLASGANSLGAAVTSLGSTLVLKLLSSQKVDDSNYGIYSHRLGNLWLTGGASNTGGAVLKKFFSHEELRNYSLAIDGEKESNLDYYPLLKAGERFPINDPFLPAKLTPRPDNPLEFLHGLLESIARIEALGYQRLQELGANKLERVDSAGGGAKNPTWRIIRQRHLGVPVLLSQQEQAAYGTALLAQQSVTLLK
- a CDS encoding type II toxin-antitoxin system HicB family antitoxin produces the protein MKNRIFTVILYKEDNMYIAECPEVGTVDQGETIEQAIAGLKEATRLYLEEFTLPETSPRFVTSIEVSYA
- the glmU gene encoding bifunctional UDP-N-acetylglucosamine diphosphorylase/glucosamine-1-phosphate N-acetyltransferase GlmU — encoded protein: MVAVAILAAGKGTRMKSSLPKVLHPLGSRSLVERVLNVSESLHPRRKLVIIGYQGEQVRNNLQHLEDIEFVEQKEQLGTGHAIQQLIPHLEDFQGDLLVLNGDVPLLRPETLQNLLQIHKNHGNAATLLTANLPNPKGYGRVFCDGNNLVKQIVEERDCTDAQRQNHRINGGIYCFNWSRLAAILPNLTPNNDQGEYYLTDVVNFLDPVMAVDVEDCLEISGINDRKQLAAAYDILQTRVKDDWMAAGVTIIDPDSVTIEDTVTLSADVIIEPQTHLRGETIIASGCRIGPGSLIENSRIGSDVTVLFSVISDSQVDSGCRIGPYAHLRGEAKIGANCRVGNFVEIKKSDIGNKTNIAHLSYLGDATLGEKVNVGAGTITANYDGVKKHQTMIGSGTKTGANSVLVAPLELGKNVTVAAGSTITRNVPDNALVIARESQRVIENWADQFQSVNSGI
- a CDS encoding thioredoxin family protein, encoding MARTESTMLDLGTKAPSFALPDVVSGETISLDSFAAKTALLVIFLCEHCPFVKHIQEELTRLGRDYANTNLGILAISSNDVEKYPDDSPENLKTMAITLDFKFNLCYDESQEVAKAYTAACTPDFFLFDSQRILVYRGQLDDSRPSNGIPVTGKDLRTAIDKVLTGQPVPTEQKPSLGCNIKWKPGNEPPYYG
- a CDS encoding DUF561 domain-containing protein, which encodes MINFTLQQAFARRHALKVISGLNNFDRSQVLSVVKAATAGGATFVDIAANADLIRTVKALTNLPVCVSAVEPELLVMAVDAGADLIEIGNFDSFYAQGRIFEAAEVLALTRQTRDLLPEITLSVTVPHLLPLDEQVRLAEALVSQGADIIQTEGGTSSQPRHAGILGLIEKAAPTLAAAHAISHAVKVPVLCASGLSIVTAPMAIAAGAAGIGVGSAINQLDNEVAMVAAVRGLVESLQAQPVHIGN